Genomic DNA from Oenanthe melanoleuca isolate GR-GAL-2019-014 chromosome 15, OMel1.0, whole genome shotgun sequence:
GGGCTTTCCACAGCCCCAGAGGCTGGGTCCTCCTGtttagaatcatggaatcattaaggttggaaaagccctctgagatcaGTGACTCCAGtcattcccccagcactgacccatgtccccagctgccacatCCACATAACTTTTAAATTCCTTCAGGGATTGTGACTCTACCACTATtctgttccaatgcttaactACCCTTTTTATTCAACCTAAACCTTCTCTGGCACAACTTGGGGCTGCTTCCTCTTTTCCTACAGGAGAGATCCATCCTGCACTGGGACAGAGGGTTTCACCAGGACACCTCTGCTTATCAGAGGAAAACAATGTAAGATGTGTGGGCTGTAGCACAGATACACACCTGGTGACCCCTATGAATATTCAAAACCTGATTTAAGCAACCTGGACCAATTTACTCTGAGCAAacagggaagcagagccagCTGCATTCCCAGGGCACCCTGGAAAACCTGAGCAGCTGCACATCCCCCGTGGCTCCTGTGCCCTCACCACTGGGGCACCAGCAACTGATACAGAGACTTGGATAATTCCCTTACACAGCTGATTAAATTTTGCTAAGCCTAACTTAAGCCTCCATTTAGAGAAGAAACAGcattaaaagaggaaaagaaagtggGAGAAGATAAATGCCCCCCTAAACACGGAGAGGCCAGGAAGGAATGCTGGGTGTGCCTCCACTGAGCAGGTATTGCTTTTAGGCTGCAATACCAGCCCCAGACCTGGCAAGAACTGCAGCTCATCACCATTAGCAGCATAACTAATCACACCAAGGAGGCATCTGAGGACGGGTGGAGAAAGAGCCATTAAAGAGCTCACGTTCCAGAGCAAGCAGCTCTTTGCAAATTAgagactgaaataatttctgcagtGTCAAGAGAGATTAAACAGTCACCTGCTCCTGAAATCCTTGCTTGACAAGCTGTTCTGTGGAGTACAACAGACTGGGAGCATTAAAGCCATTTCTTACTCAGgaacacaaaccccacagcagcacaacagGCTGTCCCTCCTCCCTTAAAACCACGCACAAACACCAGCAACGCTGCTCTGCCCCCAGTTTCAGCCTGCTTTGTGTCCTGAAAAGCCGAGGAAGGAGCCGAGACTCACTTGGAAAGGGACACGCCGCCAGGCTTGCCGATGAGCTCCTCGTGGTGCAGCACCGTGTCGCTCCAGGAGATGTCCAGGAACCTCATGATGTTGTGCATGGACTGCTCGGggtgcagcaccagctgctcgTAGTAGACGGGCAGGCAGCGGGCGCGGCCGATCTCCAGGCACTGGGAGTACATCACCTCGATGGCCTTGTTCCACTTGGTCAGGCAGTCCCGGTAGCTGCTCAGGTCGAAGCCGGCGATGGTCACCTTGCGCGTGATCATGGAGTGCACCGAGGCGCGCCCGTCCCGCACCATCAGCAGGAACTTGGAGTTGGGGAAGAGCCGCGACAGGTAGACGGAGGATTTCAGCGTGAAGGGGTCCTTGTTGCACAGGTACCTGGCGGGCTCGCCGTGCTTGGCGATCACCTCCAGGATGAACGCCTGCATGGCCGCGTCCAGCACCTGGTCCGTCACGCCCGCCTCGTCCAGGCGCATCTTCTCGCGGCCGGACTTGGACCAGGCCTGGCGCATGGCCAGCACGCGGGGGATGATGCGGGTCTCCTCGCCGCAGCGCACCTCGGGGTGCGCGTCCAGCATGGCCCTCATCAGCGTGGTGCCGCTGCGGGGCACGCCGCCGATGAAGATCAGCGGCATGTCCTTGCTGTAGCGGTACTCCACGCGGTTGGCGTCCACCATCACCAGCTCCTCGCTCTCGGGCCTCATCAGCCTGTGCCTCCTCTCGCTCAGCACCTGCTGGCactccagcacctgctgcccCAGGTGCAGGGTCACCATCAGGGCCGCCACCGagcccaccagcagcagcacccgGCGCGTGGTGACCCgcatcctgctctcctgggcacaggctgggggcttCAGCTCTCTGCTAGCGAGTGTCCAACCCCACGGGCATCTGCAAGAgaacagcactgccagccctgctcccatggGGTGCTGACACCGTCCCAGGATTTCATCACCTCCTTCACTTATCAGCACCTCACAGGCTTGGTGCCTTACACCCAGCAGGTAATTAAAGTCTGCCTCAGTGCACACCCAAAGAGAGAATCTCTGCGCTGTTTGTGCGCCCAGAAACACAGGTTTGCAGCTGGAGCAAAGCTCCAGGAATGTTTTGGAGAGGAGGGGCACTGTATATTCAGGGACTccttaaaacaaaatctttacAGAGAGCCTGCTCCATCCCAGATGAAGCTCAGACCCTCGATGAGGTTTCTCCTCCCAAACCCAAGTCAGcactccagcactgctcacctCTCAGCCACCTGCATCCTCCCTACGTCTAGTTTAGTTTAACCCTGCGGTCACAGGGGAGGGGAAAgccaaaacaagagaaaaacaaaagcctcTCATGCCAGCCTTAAGTGCTTGAGTCAGGAGAAACCGTTAGAATGAAACACTGAGAAATTCAACCAGCTGAGAGTGAACAGCCACACGCAGCGCTcaccaccctgccctgcctcgGAACTGACCTGACGGAGAAATCCGTGAAACTTCATCTGGCACCGAGAC
This window encodes:
- the TPST2 gene encoding protein-tyrosine sulfotransferase 2; amino-acid sequence: MRVTTRRVLLLVGSVAALMVTLHLGQQVLECQQVLSERRHRLMRPESEELVMVDANRVEYRYSKDMPLIFIGGVPRSGTTLMRAMLDAHPEVRCGEETRIIPRVLAMRQAWSKSGREKMRLDEAGVTDQVLDAAMQAFILEVIAKHGEPARYLCNKDPFTLKSSVYLSRLFPNSKFLLMVRDGRASVHSMITRKVTIAGFDLSSYRDCLTKWNKAIEVMYSQCLEIGRARCLPVYYEQLVLHPEQSMHNIMRFLDISWSDTVLHHEELIGKPGGVSLSKIERSTDQVIKPVNMEALSKWIGHIPGDVLQDMAHIAPMLARLGYDPYANPPNYGHPDPLVVNNTHRVLKGDYKTPANLKGHLQVSQNTSSSH